One Melospiza melodia melodia isolate bMelMel2 chromosome 1, bMelMel2.pri, whole genome shotgun sequence genomic window carries:
- the SYCP2L gene encoding synaptonemal complex protein 2-like, with product MLLLEDFFDSALVICKCSNEGMKELVNLFLPELGRLVTEANLCCSLHLEALRTLNSILDSLPREERKKFPLSEEMCSLTKDLAKTILEVGDYDLQVALSEALCRLIIKKWRDDLVHQWFEDKYLAEAFKEIKDREFETDCRKFLNLLNERLGDKRRVYSFPCISAFADMNEAKKPSDEKLEEFWIDFNAGSQSVTFYVDCDEGALWDSVRLSKENVNTYSVKEKDRKKIVKIFMKIPTVINKTEAIKFKLVFSDELEILAVLRKVLGDERLMIFESEDEIVHSGKEAMQNEAETPAPSNAQTRKDPSNSENVETQKDNSASQHRQQLTGTKMVNSGVAMVTVSQQTDLEDANQEKTSKTPSSGMKAKPSEKPLEEEPMDEQIPKILQLSPFPRDVTSKKRNRRSSLAKKRAEGRKEVYDFENSDSSSREKVAEAKGKILAQKTSSQSQRTYETRSKSKESSTLERRRSSYRKHLFSESNNENTSPDKSEKSWILDSQIQPVPKSADYTRKRPRVRSKLKVLPVSSASSGSDYESKKEGESRQRAQKEMLRKNSLSSKEDDLPTVNLADEVLSDDLGGSPLLLGVSARSPSSDVEKATQKFHSTPGKLSREEESSKRKDSDILSGTIIKKPKFSSLEKNHLPSEINHTPKKISDSVKEEVEIQKGQKMDDSLDDVVFSKMLHEDLSDSGVIFAFESFIGQLKKLFWSRYKRIEINTQDALRSSEKNLSALLNQIHMCRLNKFETFRKIVVEELANLEKDTQILAAMEKEALDFWNAQLLKLNTFYSQQKERIESVDSALGETAKSFTDAVQNTTYELSPKKEEENVFIVPSD from the exons ATGTTACTGCTTGAAGACTTCTTTGATTCTGCACTG GTGATTTGCAAATGCAGTAATGAAG GGATGAAAGAGCTAGTGAATTTATTTTTGCCTGAACTAGGGCGCCTAGTGACAGAAGCAAATCTTTGCTGCTCTCTGCACCTGGAG GCCTTGAGGACCCTCAACTCTATACTTGACAGTCTCCCACGGGAGGAGAGAAAGAAGTTCCCTCTCTCTGAGGAGATGTGCTCTCTCAC GAAAGACCTTGCAAAAACTATACTGGAGGTTGGTG ATTATGACCTTCAGGTTGCCCTTTCAGAAGCACTTTGTAggctaataataaaaaaatggagGGATGACCTTGTTCACCAATGGTTTGAAGATAAGTATCTTGCTGAAGCTTTCAAAGAGATCAAGGATCGAGAATTTGAGACG GACTGCAGAAAATTTCTTAATCTCCTAAATGAAAGGCTTGGAGATAAAAGAAG GGTCTACTCATTTCCTTGCATATCTGCTTTTGCTGACATGAATGAG GCAAAGAAGCCATCGGATGAGAAACTGGAGGAGTTTTGGATTGACTTCAATGCTGGCAGCCAGAGTGTGACTTTCTATGTGGATTGTGATGAG GGAGCTCTTTGGGACTCTGTGAGGCTGTCAAAAGAAAATGTCAACACTTACAGTGTGAAGG AGAAGGATAGAAAAAAGATTGTTAAAATTTTTATGAAGATACCCACTGTTATTAACAAAACAGAAGCAATAAAATTTAAACTGGTTTTCAGTGATGAGCTTGAAATATTAGCTGTACTTAGAAAAGTCCTGGGAGATGAAAGACTGATG ATATTTGAGTCTGAAGATGAGATTGTCCATTCTGGGAAGGAAGCTATGCAGAATGAAGCag AAACACCCGCGCCCTCTAACGCACAGACGAGGAAAGATCCTTCAAACTCTGAAAATGTGGAGACTCAGAAAGACAACTCAGCCTCTCAGCACAGACAGCAGCTAACAGGGACT AAAATGGTCAACTCTGGTGTTGCCATGGTTACAGTGAGCCAGCAGACTGACCTGGAAGATGCTAACCAAG aaaaaacctccaaaactccATCTTCAGGGATGAAAGCTAAGCCTAG TGAGAAGCCCCTAGAAGAAGAACCCATGGATGAGCAGATACCAAAG ATCCTGCAACTCTCTCCTTTTCCAAGGGATGTTACCAGCAAAAAGAGAAACAGGAGATCAAGTTTGGCCAAGAAGAGGGCTGAAGGCAG GAAGGAAGTCTATGACTTTGAAAACTCAGACTCCTCAAGTCGTGAAAAG GTTGCTGAAGCCAAAGGAAAGATTCTTGCCCAGAAAACTTCTTCACAAAGTCAGAG GACTTATGAAACCAGAAGCAAGAGCAAGGAATCAAGCACTCTTGAGAGAAGGCGG TCCagctacaggaaacaccttttctCTGAAAGTAACAATGAAAATACAAGCCCTGATAAGAGTGAGAAAAGCTGGATCCTTGACTCTCAGATACAGCCAGTGCCAAAATCTGCTGACTATACCCGAAAAAGACCCAGGGTGAGAAGTAAATTAAAAG TGCTTCCAGTGTCTTCTGCAAGTAGTGGCAGTGACTATGAGTCAAAGAAG gaGGGAGAATCAAGGCAAAGAGCTCAAAAGGAGATGCTAAGGAAAAACTCATTGAGCTCCAAGGAAGATGATTTACCCACAGTGAATCTTgctg ATGAAGTGCTCTCAGATGATCTTGGAGGGAGTCCACTGCTGCTTGGTGTGTCTGCCAGGAGCCCTTCCAGCGATGTGGAAAAAGCCACACAG AAGTTTCATAGTACACCTGGCAAATTATCAAGAGAGGAAGAAAGTAGCAAGCGGAAGGACTCAG ATATACTGAGTGGCACTATCATAAAAAAGCCTAAGTTTTCTAGTTTGGAGAAAAATCACTTGCCCTCTGAGATTAACCATACACCAAAGAAAATTTCTGATTCAGTAAAAGAGGAAGTGGAGATCCAGAAAG GTCAGAAAATGGATGATAGCCTAGACGATGTGGTTTTTTCCAAGATGCTCCACGAAGACTTGAGTGATTCAGGAGTGATTTTTGCCTTTGAAAGCTTTATTGGCCAACTGAAGAAATTGTTCTGG TCCCGGTACAAAAGGATTGAGATCAACACACAGGATGCCCTGAGATCTTCAGAGAAGAACTTGTCAGCCCTGCTGAACCAGATACATATGTGCAG GCTGAATAAATTTGAGACCTTCCGGAAGATTGTTGTTGAAGAGCTTGCCAACCTTGAGAAGGATACTCAAATTCTGGCAGCCATGGAGAAGGAAGCACTG GATTTCTGGAACGCGCAGCTGCTCAAACTCAATACGTTCTACAGCCAGCAAAAGGAAAG aattgaGTCAGTTGACTCGGCCCTGGGTGAAACAGCAAAGAGTTTTACCGACGCTGTGCAGAATACAACG TATGAACTCTCAccgaagaaggaagaagaaaacgTGTTCATTGTTCCTTCTGACTAG